A window of Lacibacter sediminis contains these coding sequences:
- a CDS encoding DUF262 domain-containing protein, whose product MQNFLNIKSIGELLKYSFNIPSYQRGYRWQVKYQVKPLLEDIWSYEIDYANPEAFYCLQPVVVKKVSENLYELIDGQQRLTTILLILHYFNQTEFKTPKKHYSLHFETRLAQEDFLEIVENKEATAENIDLFHLYSAYQFISTWFEEKEEANPAIKSNFYDKLINKTKVIWYEINDSSSVIDIFTRLNIGKIPLTNAELVKALFLSKVFAKEDKYLKQLNIASEWDRIEQSLQKPEFWYFICTTPDKYDTRIEYIFDLMKNKPVDAETYYTFYRFYEEFDGRKNSIKTIDNIWLSIKEYFLSFEEWFQDRELYHLIGYLTSVSKNVQTIHELSRQTSKLKFKEKLRTIARETITKAITELNFEDNKRDVKNALLLFNVLTIINNKKSSIRFPFNHYHNQRWDIEHIRSQTSKEITGKDKENWANTCLQYFSGVLYDGSNETDILAHCDTLSETEKEYCHRLLKILKKEDDVQFDALYADLTLYFGENDDLEDIDNLSNLTLLDETTNRMYKNAFFPVKRSHIINKEKQGVFIPLCTKNVFLKAYSRKLGEVMYWNANDANDYLQEIENTLNK is encoded by the coding sequence ATGCAAAATTTTCTTAATATAAAATCAATTGGTGAGTTGTTGAAGTATAGTTTCAACATTCCTTCTTATCAGAGGGGCTATCGCTGGCAGGTAAAATATCAGGTAAAACCATTACTGGAAGATATTTGGAGTTATGAAATTGATTATGCTAATCCAGAAGCGTTTTATTGCCTGCAACCGGTGGTAGTAAAAAAAGTATCAGAGAATTTATACGAATTGATAGATGGCCAACAACGGCTCACTACTATTCTTCTTATTCTACATTACTTCAATCAAACTGAATTTAAAACGCCCAAAAAGCATTATTCACTGCATTTTGAAACAAGATTAGCCCAGGAGGATTTTCTTGAAATAGTCGAAAATAAAGAAGCTACTGCTGAAAATATTGACCTGTTCCATCTATACAGTGCTTACCAATTCATTTCAACATGGTTTGAGGAAAAAGAAGAAGCCAATCCTGCAATTAAATCAAACTTCTATGATAAGCTGATTAATAAAACAAAGGTAATCTGGTACGAAATTAATGATAGCTCCAGTGTTATTGATATTTTCACCCGTTTGAATATTGGCAAAATCCCTTTAACAAATGCTGAGTTAGTAAAGGCTTTGTTTTTAAGCAAGGTATTTGCAAAAGAAGATAAGTATCTGAAACAATTGAATATCGCTTCAGAATGGGATCGAATAGAACAAAGTTTGCAAAAGCCAGAGTTTTGGTACTTCATCTGTACCACACCAGATAAATATGATACAAGGATTGAGTACATATTTGATTTGATGAAAAACAAACCTGTGGATGCAGAAACTTATTATACCTTCTACAGGTTTTACGAAGAATTTGACGGACGAAAAAATAGCATCAAAACAATTGATAATATTTGGCTAAGTATAAAGGAGTACTTCCTGTCATTTGAAGAATGGTTTCAAGATAGAGAGTTGTATCATTTAATAGGGTATCTCACTTCTGTAAGTAAAAATGTCCAAACTATCCATGAGTTGTCCCGACAAACATCGAAGTTAAAGTTCAAAGAAAAACTACGAACTATCGCAAGAGAAACGATAACCAAAGCGATTACTGAACTGAATTTTGAAGACAACAAACGAGATGTTAAGAATGCATTACTGTTGTTCAATGTTTTGACAATAATCAATAATAAGAAATCCAGCATCCGCTTCCCTTTCAACCACTATCACAACCAACGATGGGATATTGAGCATATTCGCTCTCAAACCAGTAAAGAAATAACGGGAAAAGACAAGGAGAACTGGGCAAATACATGTTTACAGTACTTTTCCGGAGTTCTATACGACGGATCAAATGAAACAGATATTTTAGCCCATTGCGATACGCTTTCTGAAACAGAAAAGGAATATTGCCACCGATTGCTGAAAATTCTTAAGAAAGAAGATGATGTCCAGTTCGATGCATTATATGCTGATCTAACATTATACTTTGGAGAGAATGATGATTTAGAGGATATAGACAATCTTTCAAATCTTACCCTATTGGATGAAACAACAAACCGCATGTATAAAAATGCGTTTTTCCCCGTTAAAAGAAGCCATATTATTAATAAAGAAAAGCAAGGCGTGTTTATCCCTTTATGTACAAAGAACGTCTTTTTGAAGGCCTATAGTCGAAAGTTAGGCGAAGTAATGTATTGGAATGCTAATGATGCTAATGATTATTTACAGGAAATTGAAAATACCCTTAATAAATGA
- a CDS encoding RNA-directed DNA polymerase, which yields MNNSYLTIDDLVVAYRKAKIDAYYETGHLTLLDFANYEQNLLNNLNELLLKIKANDMGWFGSPDFVGSHMFALKKIDFEDQGKGKDTSFVYYSNGERSWNSKKIKSVDFRILGKHKVHFHVFSSLWLEKVGYALEQYVSEDSYGCRLRSAYKGSGDLDKEEQYLRGRFGHFKSYLPAYQTWQNNGINNISKALKDNKKIIAVTADLKKFYHRIDPSFIVEEDFLKYINVSLDPLQEQLSTLLIHAITAWSRNIYNDEDVPKNFKFNRHSGIPMGLGASKTIANLLLIFLDRKINQEIKPIYYGRYVDDMFLVVEDGSNIDSPESFWTFLTKRIDRLVRAEEQQNSEDRNSNEYKPEGYILEIPYAPDSLVEFSTDKEKYFFLEGISGESFLTTLKDSLNENSSEWNLPPDIDNDIESFTHEVSKVTTDNEESANGLRKSDGLSIQRLKFILYLKRLEIVVKFLPKKKWDSIVNSFFDLCLEHAITPETIATYTKYYPRIVSLAVKTRKLEFVDKLVLNVEEAFRKLKESKADSFNGPLSFAKEYIFSLLEEAVLSTWEPGDNPHLSKISLLQRNNNSDSIEQDVIRLIVSDLHKKPFKDYFKYPLEKMPEYLHSHNLELWDDSFLNSDYLPNYNHFVKFSTEAFKVTYPLDANVLTRPFAFYFFTRPFTLFDLCSIFQNWYDIDENKSFLNYCKLFNIDSTGLEQPCNHDLKIADEIKAICLQTDGESLNPTVAFTSLETKPESWVAVVQGSPNEPDGDRIERIFNLIENILRCKKKAEIGYVLFPELSIPLELLDYISHLFLKKGISIIAGIEYEIKTRPGEVLPPHILKYVSNQLVYVLTVKGKWGPSHVLLKQEKIIPAFKEERDIYDIGGAVLRPDFTNKFLINHGGFWFAGLICNDFLDIDNRAMFKGLIDALIIVEWNKDIDTYNGLVEASANDLHTFIMQVNNRLYGDTRLRAPYKESYKRDQVRVRGGELDYFVVATLQVKELRAFQRNHRSPDKPFKPVPTGFQMSNSRKNS from the coding sequence ATGAATAATTCATACTTAACCATTGATGATCTAGTTGTGGCTTATAGAAAAGCCAAGATAGATGCCTACTACGAAACCGGGCACTTAACCTTACTCGATTTTGCAAACTATGAACAAAATTTGCTCAATAATCTCAATGAACTGCTCCTTAAAATTAAGGCCAACGATATGGGTTGGTTTGGCAGTCCAGATTTTGTAGGCAGTCACATGTTTGCATTAAAGAAAATTGATTTTGAAGATCAGGGAAAAGGCAAGGATACTTCCTTTGTGTATTATTCAAATGGTGAGCGCAGCTGGAATTCAAAGAAAATCAAATCAGTGGACTTTCGCATTTTGGGGAAGCATAAGGTGCATTTTCATGTGTTTTCTTCATTATGGCTCGAAAAAGTAGGATATGCATTAGAGCAATACGTAAGTGAAGATAGTTATGGTTGCCGTTTGCGAAGTGCCTATAAAGGAAGTGGAGATTTAGACAAAGAAGAACAATACTTACGAGGAAGATTTGGGCATTTTAAATCTTATTTGCCAGCATATCAAACATGGCAGAACAATGGCATTAATAATATTTCAAAAGCTTTAAAGGACAATAAAAAAATAATAGCAGTAACAGCAGACTTAAAGAAATTTTATCACAGAATTGACCCTTCTTTTATAGTTGAAGAAGATTTTTTAAAATATATCAATGTATCACTCGATCCTTTACAAGAACAGCTTAGTACATTACTGATACACGCAATTACTGCATGGAGCAGAAATATTTATAATGACGAAGACGTTCCAAAGAATTTTAAATTTAACCGACACTCCGGTATACCTATGGGCCTTGGGGCCTCTAAAACAATTGCCAACTTACTGTTGATCTTTCTTGATCGTAAGATTAATCAGGAAATTAAGCCAATTTATTACGGTAGATATGTCGACGATATGTTTTTGGTTGTAGAAGATGGAAGTAATATTGATTCGCCTGAAAGTTTTTGGACTTTTTTGACAAAACGAATAGATAGATTAGTTCGTGCTGAAGAGCAACAAAACTCAGAGGATAGAAATAGTAATGAATACAAGCCAGAAGGGTACATTCTTGAAATACCTTATGCACCGGATAGTTTAGTAGAATTCAGCACGGATAAAGAAAAGTATTTTTTCCTTGAAGGCATTAGTGGTGAGTCCTTTCTGACTACCCTGAAAGATAGTTTGAATGAAAACAGCAGCGAGTGGAATTTACCTCCTGACATTGACAATGATATCGAGTCTTTCACTCATGAAGTATCGAAAGTAACTACGGATAATGAGGAGTCAGCTAATGGATTGAGGAAGTCGGATGGCTTAAGTATTCAAAGGCTTAAATTCATTTTGTATTTAAAGCGTCTTGAGATAGTTGTAAAATTTTTACCGAAAAAGAAATGGGATAGTATCGTTAACTCTTTTTTTGACCTATGTCTTGAGCATGCAATAACCCCTGAAACAATTGCTACCTATACGAAATATTATCCGAGGATAGTTTCTTTAGCTGTAAAAACGAGGAAGCTTGAATTTGTTGATAAGCTCGTTCTTAATGTTGAAGAAGCTTTCAGGAAATTAAAAGAATCAAAGGCTGATTCTTTTAATGGACCTTTATCATTTGCTAAGGAGTATATTTTTTCGTTGCTAGAGGAAGCTGTCTTAAGTACTTGGGAGCCCGGAGATAACCCTCATTTAAGTAAGATAAGTTTACTACAACGAAATAATAATTCTGATTCCATTGAGCAAGATGTTATACGCTTGATTGTTTCCGATCTTCATAAAAAGCCATTTAAAGATTACTTTAAATATCCACTTGAGAAGATGCCGGAATACCTTCATTCTCACAATCTTGAATTATGGGATGATTCTTTTTTAAATTCAGATTATTTACCTAATTACAATCATTTTGTAAAATTTTCGACTGAAGCATTTAAAGTAACTTATCCATTAGATGCAAATGTACTCACCAGACCATTCGCATTTTACTTCTTTACAAGACCGTTTACACTTTTTGATCTGTGCTCAATTTTTCAAAATTGGTATGATATTGATGAGAATAAATCTTTCCTGAATTATTGCAAGCTATTTAATATTGACAGTACAGGTCTTGAGCAGCCATGCAATCATGACTTAAAAATAGCTGATGAAATAAAAGCTATTTGTTTACAAACAGATGGCGAATCATTGAATCCAACAGTTGCATTTACAAGTTTGGAAACAAAACCTGAAAGTTGGGTGGCTGTTGTACAGGGTTCTCCTAATGAGCCTGATGGGGATCGTATAGAGCGTATTTTTAATTTGATTGAGAATATCTTAAGGTGTAAAAAAAAGGCTGAGATTGGTTACGTATTGTTTCCGGAGTTATCAATACCGTTAGAATTGCTTGATTATATCTCACATTTGTTTTTAAAGAAAGGAATTTCCATAATAGCTGGTATTGAATACGAAATTAAAACTCGTCCGGGAGAGGTGCTGCCTCCACACATATTGAAATATGTTTCCAATCAACTGGTTTATGTGCTTACTGTGAAAGGGAAATGGGGGCCGTCTCATGTTTTATTGAAACAGGAGAAAATCATTCCGGCTTTTAAAGAAGAGCGAGATATCTATGATATAGGCGGAGCTGTATTACGACCAGATTTTACCAACAAGTTTTTGATTAATCATGGAGGTTTTTGGTTTGCAGGTCTAATCTGTAATGATTTTCTGGATATAGATAATCGGGCAATGTTCAAAGGATTAATTGACGCATTGATAATTGTTGAGTGGAATAAAGACATTGACACTTATAACGGATTAGTAGAAGCCTCAGCTAATGATTTGCACACATTTATTATGCAGGTCAATAATCGTTTATATGGAGATACAAGACTTAGAGCTCCATACAAAGAATCTTACAAACGAGATCAAGTGCGGGTGAGAGGCGGAGAGTTGGATTATTTTGTAGTTGCTACGTTACAAGTGAAAGAACTAAGAGCATTTCAAAGAAATCATCGGTCGCCAGATAAGCCATTCAAGCCGGTGCCCACAGGATTTCAAATGAGTAACTCAAGAAAAAATAGTTAG